AAGTGTTTCTTGCCAATATTTAAACCCTCAACAACGACTTTTTCCAGCGCCGGTAAAACTTTCAGCACTTTTCCTTTTTTGCCTTTGTCTTTACCGCTGATTATTTGAATTTGATCACCTTTTTTGATATGCATATATTTTTTCTAAATAACTTCTGGTGCTAAAGAAACAATTTTGTTAAAACCCTTGGTCTTTAATTCTCTCGCTACCGGTCCAAAAACGCGCGAACCTTTAGGTTCATTATTCTTTTTATCAATAATCACCGCCGCATTTTCATCAAAACGTAAATAAGTACCATCAGTACGTCTCATTTCCTTTCTTTGACGCACGATCACCGCAGTCACAACTTCGCTTTTCTT
This Candidatus Komeilibacteria bacterium CG_4_10_14_0_2_um_filter_37_10 DNA region includes the following protein-coding sequences:
- a CDS encoding 50S ribosomal protein L14, producing MIQMGTWLKVADNSGAKRLKVIRVHGGYQKRYGRVADLVTATVKEAQPHGLVKKSEVVTAVIVRQRKEMRRTDGTYLRFDENAAVIIDKKNNEPKGSRVFGPVARELKTKGFNKIVSLAPEVI